Proteins encoded in a region of the Candidatus Nezhaarchaeota archaeon genome:
- a CDS encoding type II secretion system F family protein, whose translation MYLLFLNSRFKAVAWGVSLALGLSLIFYPLWAGLYVPRPPYFVPISLNVINMLMIGILVSIAGPGFIEYMSYRWVREAEKGLVSMFSGLASGVRSGMILSRALEVVEKTVTRPLASEVRRCLVRMQLGMDFEEAVRGLAERLKSPKLVMASALLVEASRSGGLMAEVLDSARRVYEAYDEYEGERATNLKPYGMILYVSVLIFIAVSYMLIHQFFIPMIEVSKAAGAPFLAAMRETSFYKAILYYGGFMEGLFAGLVVGKLVYGSVRYGLIHSFALCAINIVAFNFLI comes from the coding sequence TTGTACCTGCTCTTCCTCAACAGCAGGTTTAAGGCTGTTGCGTGGGGGGTCTCGCTCGCCCTAGGCTTGTCCTTAATCTTCTACCCTCTATGGGCTGGGCTATATGTACCTCGGCCCCCCTACTTCGTCCCGATTAGCTTGAACGTCATTAACATGCTCATGATCGGCATACTCGTGTCTATCGCAGGCCCAGGCTTCATCGAGTACATGAGCTATAGGTGGGTTAGGGAGGCCGAGAAGGGGCTAGTTAGCATGTTTAGCGGGCTAGCTAGTGGAGTTAGGTCTGGGATGATATTGAGCAGGGCCCTTGAAGTCGTAGAGAAGACTGTGACTAGGCCGCTAGCTAGTGAGGTTAGGCGGTGCTTAGTGAGGATGCAGCTCGGCATGGACTTCGAGGAGGCCGTTAGGGGGCTGGCTGAGAGACTTAAGAGCCCTAAGCTAGTAATGGCCAGCGCCCTACTAGTAGAAGCCTCTAGGAGCGGGGGGCTAATGGCAGAGGTCCTAGACTCAGCTAGGAGGGTCTACGAGGCCTACGATGAGTACGAGGGCGAGAGGGCTACTAACTTAAAGCCGTACGGCATGATCCTATACGTCAGCGTCCTCATATTCATAGCCGTCTCCTATATGCTAATACACCAGTTCTTCATACCTATGATAGAGGTCTCAAAGGCCGCTGGCGCCCCCTTCCTAGCCGCGATGAGGGAGACATCGTTCTACAAAGCTATTCTGTACTACGGGGGCTTCATGGAGGGGCTGTTCGCAGGTCTCGTTGTAGGCAAGCTCGTCTACGGCTCAGTGAGGTATGGGCTTATACATAGCTTCGCGCTGTGCGCCATAAATATAGTCGCCTTTAACTTCCTAATCTAG